The sequence GGCGGTGACGGTGGATGTGAGCCAGGTGCGTCCCAAGGGGGAGGTGCTCAAGGGGTTTGGGGGAATTGCCAATCCAGCGTTGTTACCGCAGTTATTTCCCCGGGTGGCACGGATTCTCAACCGGGCAGTGGGGCGGCAGTTGACCTCGATTGAATGCTGTTTGTTGATTGATGAGGCGGCGGCAACGGTGGTGGCGGGGAATATCCGTCGTTGTCTGCCTGAGGATGCTCTGGTGCATACTGAGGCTGGATTAGTTCCGATTGCCAAGGTGCGAATTGGGGATCGGGTGCTGACGAGCAAGGGATTCTATCCCGTTACGAACTTCTTTGTGCAGGGGGAACAGCCACTCTGCCGTATTCGTACCCAAGATGGCGAGTTTGAGTGTACAGCGGATCACAAAGTTGCTGTACTGACTGATGTTTTTGGACAGTATCGGATGGTCAGGGCGAAAGACCTCCAACCTGGAGATCGTCTAGTGTTTGTGCCTCGAGCCATTCCTGGTACGCCAACTGAGTTACCCGAATTTCGCAGAGAAATCAAAGGTAAGACTAAGTCCATTCAGATTCCAGCACTAACCCCTAAAATCGCCTACTTCCTTGGCTATCTTCAGGGCGATGGTTCTGTAAGCTCTGACGGTTCGCGAGTGCGGTTCAGGGTACACCAAGACAGTCCAGCAGTCCTAGACCGGCTCATTGAAGTTGGGCAAGAATTTGGTCTGGATCGTTACACCCTGAGGACGCCCGAACAGTGTAAAACGCAAGCCTACGAGCTACAGTTTAATTCTTCCGACCTCAACCAGTATTTGCAACAGTTTAAGAAAGCCTCTCAGCCGTTAAGGGTGCCGGACTGCATTCTGTTAGGAACTACGGAAATTCGTAAAGCCTTCCTTGCGGGTCTGGCTGATGCTAATGGTTGCCATTCGCAAGGCGTTCTCGTAGCCACAGTTCACAAGCGATTTCTCCAACAAGTTCAGGCTCTCTATGCCTCTCTAGGGATTACGGTACGGATGTGCAGTAGCGTTAGGAAACGGAATAACCAGTGGGAAGGTGAACTCGTTACCGTTGGACAAGCGGCTTTTGAAGCGGTCACTTCAGCCTTTGAATCTCATTCTATCCAGTTTTCTGTAAATCGCAGGGAAGCACCAGAGTGGTTTCGGGATCATGGGTTTCCGAAGGAAATGGTCAGACCTCTAGTGAGTTCAGCACTTTACCATTGGAGTGCAGCTCACAAACAAATGAATCAGCAAACCCTTAAAAAGTACGTTCCCCAGGTTACTGACTTAGTTCCAGTGGCGGTCAAGGGTGTTGATCTGAATGTTCGCACTGCACCTACCTACGATATTGAAGTGGCAACCGTCCACGAGTTTGTATGTGAGGGCATTCTTGTCTCGAACAGTGCCGGAATGCGCCAATTTAGCTCGGAGGATCAGGAGGCGGCGGGGGCAAAGGCAAATCTTTGGCAACAGGATGAACAGGGCAATTGGCGGATTGACCCGGACAGGGATGTCCTGCGGATGGCGAATCATACCCGCGTATTTCACCACAAACCCAGTCGGGAAGAATGTATCGAATCCGTGCGGAGCCAGTTTTATTCCGGGGAAGGGGCGGTGCAGTGGGCGGGGGAGGCAATTGCCCGCAGTAATCGGGATTTGCTCAACACCCCAGAGAAAAAAGCCCGGTTTTTGGAATTGTACAACACTGACCCCCAGCAGGCACGGGGGTATTTGCGGGAACTGCTTTTAGCTCAGGGGTCTTAAAATTAAACTTAGATAAATTAGGTTCAATAAACGCTGTGCAGTAGGGGGTACGCCATGTTAACGCAACTGCTGGTCACGTGGGTGGTAAACGGGTTGAGCTTATGGCTGATTTCTAAACTGCCCTTGGGTGTGACCTTGGATGGTTTTGGCACGGCACTGTGGACGGCTTTGGCTTTGGGGTTACTCAATGCCCTGGTGCGACCCATTTTGTGGCTTTTGAGTTTGCCCTTGACGATTCTCACCTTGGGTTTATTTACCTTTGTGATTAATGCGATTATTTTTGGATTGGCGGCTAGTTTGGTGGAGGGATTCAAGCTCAAAAATTGGCTGAGTGCCCTGATTGCCCCGATTGTCCTCGGCTTGATCAATTCAGTCCTATTTCAGGTTTTGCAGACCCCGGCGGCAGGTTAAAAGGTTAAAATAGGACAACCTTCTGGGCGGCATTTATGGGTTCGAGTAATCGGGATGTGATTCGGATTCGGGGTGCCCGCCAGCACAATCTCAAAAATGTGGATTTGGAACTGCCCCGCAATCAGTTGATTGTGTTTACAGGGGTATCGGGTTCGGGGAAATCCTCCCTGGCGTTTGATACGATTTTTGCGGAGGGGCAACGCCGGTATGTGGAATCCCTGAGTGCCTACGCCCGCCAATTTTTGGGACAGTTGGATAAACCCGATGTGGATGCCATTGAAGGGTTAAGTCCCGCCATTTCCATTGACCAAAAATCCACCTCCCATAATCCC comes from Synechococcus sp. C9 and encodes:
- a CDS encoding LAGLIDADG family homing endonuclease, whose protein sequence is MSDRLDGNEVCSQDTAVAPLQAPCAYPVFFRTYSRRFQGVRESWEQVCERTVRDLAVLGKFTPAEQALVLEMQQQLKALTSGRWLWVGGTDWIHQPENFSGAYNCTSQRIRDWRGFGLMMDLAMQGAGTGAVLEPQYFSQLPPITTRLEVTVLGQPGDKPAEERQPFTQVERQGQGVVVRVGDSRQGWVQAYQSLLELASDPQGGAVLAVTVDVSQVRPKGEVLKGFGGIANPALLPQLFPRVARILNRAVGRQLTSIECCLLIDEAAATVVAGNIRRCLPEDALVHTEAGLVPIAKVRIGDRVLTSKGFYPVTNFFVQGEQPLCRIRTQDGEFECTADHKVAVLTDVFGQYRMVRAKDLQPGDRLVFVPRAIPGTPTELPEFRREIKGKTKSIQIPALTPKIAYFLGYLQGDGSVSSDGSRVRFRVHQDSPAVLDRLIEVGQEFGLDRYTLRTPEQCKTQAYELQFNSSDLNQYLQQFKKASQPLRVPDCILLGTTEIRKAFLAGLADANGCHSQGVLVATVHKRFLQQVQALYASLGITVRMCSSVRKRNNQWEGELVTVGQAAFEAVTSAFESHSIQFSVNRREAPEWFRDHGFPKEMVRPLVSSALYHWSAAHKQMNQQTLKKYVPQVTDLVPVAVKGVDLNVRTAPTYDIEVATVHEFVCEGILVSNSAGMRQFSSEDQEAAGAKANLWQQDEQGNWRIDPDRDVLRMANHTRVFHHKPSREECIESVRSQFYSGEGAVQWAGEAIARSNRDLLNTPEKKARFLELYNTDPQQARGYLRELLLAQGS
- a CDS encoding phage holin family protein, yielding MLTQLLVTWVVNGLSLWLISKLPLGVTLDGFGTALWTALALGLLNALVRPILWLLSLPLTILTLGLFTFVINAIIFGLAASLVEGFKLKNWLSALIAPIVLGLINSVLFQVLQTPAAG